In Gammaproteobacteria bacterium, a single genomic region encodes these proteins:
- a CDS encoding DUF2183 domain-containing protein, translated as MVNIVQRLLLLGLVLMPLAAHAERDAIALYAGYGDTRAAVVEGRVIEHHDVAEPQITDSRWSNLKRSVRTFFNDERKGVTVNVQVFERVFSDVTDDEGYFKIAIAATEPLMPGWHVVAGYVEGATTDGALLIVPAENTVGIISDVDDTIQVSDVTDKTKLFKNTVLKNPLQRQPVAGVARFYDSLAARNRRPAAAPVFYLSASPHQLQTSLQMFLQHNAFPRGVLLTKRVTNDSTTEPLTDQVAYKTTKIEEIFARLPHVRFVLIGDDGERDPEIYNAIRKRHPQRVEAVWIRRVHPDPERVVFPEQKDLAQALLK; from the coding sequence ATGGTGAATATTGTGCAGCGCCTCTTGCTGCTTGGATTGGTGCTGATGCCGTTGGCGGCACACGCCGAGCGTGATGCGATAGCATTGTATGCGGGTTACGGCGACACGCGTGCGGCAGTGGTCGAAGGGCGCGTTATCGAGCATCACGACGTTGCCGAACCGCAAATCACCGACTCGCGGTGGAGTAACCTCAAGCGCAGCGTGCGAACGTTCTTTAACGACGAACGCAAGGGCGTGACAGTGAACGTGCAAGTTTTCGAGCGCGTATTCAGTGACGTCACTGATGACGAGGGTTACTTCAAGATTGCTATCGCCGCGACTGAACCTTTGATGCCGGGTTGGCATGTAGTCGCCGGCTACGTCGAAGGCGCTACCACCGATGGCGCGCTCTTGATCGTGCCGGCCGAAAATACCGTCGGCATCATTTCCGACGTTGACGACACGATTCAAGTATCCGATGTTACCGACAAAACCAAGCTGTTCAAGAACACGGTGCTCAAGAATCCGCTGCAACGACAGCCGGTGGCCGGCGTTGCGCGGTTCTACGATTCGCTAGCAGCGCGCAATCGCCGGCCAGCGGCGGCACCGGTGTTCTATCTTTCCGCTTCGCCGCATCAGCTACAAACATCGTTGCAAATGTTCCTGCAGCACAATGCCTTCCCGCGTGGCGTGTTACTGACGAAGCGAGTGACGAACGACTCGACCACGGAACCGCTGACCGACCAGGTGGCGTATAAAACGACGAAGATCGAGGAGATCTTTGCGCGCTTGCCGCATGTGCGATTTGTGCTGATCGGCGACGACGGTGAGCGCGATCCGGAAATTTATAATGCGATTCGTAAACGTCATCCGCAGCGGGTCGAGGCGGTATGGATTCGACGGGTACATCCGGATCCCGAGCGTGTGGTGTTCCCCGAACAGAAGGATCTGGCGCAGGCGTTACTCAAATAG
- a CDS encoding circularly permuted type 2 ATP-grasp protein: MPTPIYNEMLLDGDDSAVRAHYQEFHAWLARQSAESIAFKRAEADLIFHRVGITFAVYGDDQGTERLIPFDIIPRVIPAAEWKQLEAGLRQRTQALNLFIHDIYHEQAIVKSGVIPAEQIFCNTQYRPEMQGIDVPGGIYAHIAGIDLVRTGEGEFYVLEDNLRVPSGVSYMLENRKMMMRLFPELFARNKVAPVAHYPDLLLENLRAVAPRDVAEPTIVVMTPGMHNSAYFEHAFLAQQMGIELVEGQDLFVDNEAVYMRTTRGARRVDVIYRRVDDDFLDPLAFRPDSSLGVPGLLSVYRAGGVTLANAIGTGVADDKSIYPYVPDIINFYLGEKPLLNNVPTWQCRKQDDLEYVLAHLPELVVKEVHGAGGYGMLIGPAATQQEIADFRLRLRARPDGYIAQPTLALSACPTFVERGIAPRHIDLRPFVLSGKGIGMVPGGLTRVALREGSLVVNSSQGGGTKDTWVVEQ; the protein is encoded by the coding sequence ATGCCGACGCCGATCTATAACGAGATGCTGCTGGACGGCGACGATTCCGCTGTCCGCGCGCACTACCAAGAATTCCACGCGTGGCTCGCCCGCCAAAGCGCCGAGTCGATCGCTTTCAAACGTGCCGAAGCCGATCTCATCTTCCATCGTGTCGGCATCACCTTCGCTGTCTACGGCGACGATCAAGGCACCGAGCGGCTAATTCCGTTCGACATCATTCCGCGGGTCATTCCAGCGGCGGAGTGGAAACAGCTCGAAGCCGGCCTGCGTCAGCGCACCCAAGCACTCAATCTTTTTATCCACGACATCTACCACGAGCAGGCGATCGTGAAGAGCGGTGTGATTCCGGCCGAACAGATTTTTTGTAATACCCAATATCGGCCGGAGATGCAGGGCATCGATGTTCCCGGCGGCATCTATGCCCACATCGCCGGTATCGATCTGGTACGTACCGGTGAAGGCGAGTTCTACGTGCTCGAAGATAATTTGCGCGTGCCGTCCGGTGTGTCGTACATGCTCGAGAACCGCAAAATGATGATGCGGCTGTTCCCCGAGTTGTTCGCGCGCAACAAGGTGGCGCCGGTGGCGCACTATCCCGACTTGCTGTTGGAAAACTTACGCGCCGTCGCCCCGCGCGACGTCGCCGAGCCGACGATCGTGGTGATGACACCGGGCATGCACAACTCGGCGTACTTCGAACATGCGTTCCTGGCGCAGCAAATGGGCATCGAATTGGTCGAGGGCCAAGACCTGTTCGTCGACAACGAAGCGGTCTACATGCGCACGACCCGCGGCGCCCGCCGGGTCGACGTGATTTATCGGCGCGTCGATGACGACTTCCTCGATCCGCTCGCGTTCCGCCCCGACTCGAGCCTCGGCGTACCGGGGTTGCTGTCGGTGTATCGCGCCGGCGGGGTCACGCTGGCGAATGCCATCGGCACCGGCGTCGCCGACGACAAATCGATTTATCCGTACGTGCCGGACATCATTAATTTCTACCTCGGTGAAAAGCCGCTGTTGAACAACGTGCCGACGTGGCAATGCCGCAAGCAAGACGATCTCGAATACGTGCTGGCGCATCTGCCGGAGCTGGTCGTCAAAGAAGTCCACGGTGCCGGCGGTTACGGCATGCTCATCGGCCCGGCGGCGACGCAACAGGAAATCGCCGACTTCCGCCTGCGCCTACGTGCGCGACCCGACGGTTACATCGCCCAACCGACGTTGGCGCTATCGGCCTGCCCGACGTTCGTCGAGCGCGGCATCGCGCCGCGCCACATCGACCTGCGACCGTTCGTGCTGTCCGGCAAAGGCATCGGCATGGTGCCCGGCGGACTCACGCGGGTGGCGCTGCGCGAAGGCTCGCTAGTGGTGAACTCGTCACAGGGCGGCGGCACGAAAGACACATGGGTGGTGGAACAGTGA
- a CDS encoding alpha-E domain-containing protein — MLSRTADHLFWMARYTERAENTARMLDVTMQTSLLPQFDSNAESLWHGMLGISELQQSYEKRYGAIAPAQVLDFMVCDPANPSSIYSCVQAARENARAVRGVLTTEVWETVNTTWLDLPNRLNHETLEQNPSKFFEWIKYRSHLTRGVLVGTMLHDEGFHFTRLGNFLERADNTARLLDVKYHALAEQGANGCNGVQNGNADNHQLEFYHWAAVLRSVSAFEVYRKVYSDVIMPARVAELLMLRADMPRSLLHCLNEVLANLEQVRNNQSGETERRTCILRTDLHYGRIDDILQTGLHAYLTNFLERVNDLGVRISRDFLVPPATP, encoded by the coding sequence ATGCTAAGCCGCACCGCCGACCATTTGTTCTGGATGGCGCGTTACACCGAGCGCGCCGAGAATACCGCGCGCATGCTCGACGTAACGATGCAGACCTCGCTATTGCCGCAGTTCGATTCCAATGCGGAGTCGTTGTGGCACGGCATGCTCGGCATTTCCGAGCTGCAACAATCGTACGAGAAGCGCTACGGCGCGATCGCGCCGGCGCAGGTGCTCGACTTCATGGTGTGCGATCCGGCGAACCCGTCGAGCATTTACTCGTGCGTGCAAGCGGCACGCGAAAACGCCCGTGCCGTACGCGGCGTGTTGACGACCGAAGTCTGGGAAACGGTCAACACGACTTGGCTCGACCTGCCGAATCGGCTGAACCACGAGACCCTCGAGCAAAACCCGTCGAAGTTCTTCGAGTGGATTAAGTACCGCTCACATCTGACGCGCGGCGTTCTCGTCGGCACGATGCTGCATGACGAAGGGTTCCACTTCACGCGTCTCGGTAACTTTCTCGAACGCGCCGACAACACCGCGCGACTGCTCGACGTTAAATACCATGCGCTGGCAGAACAAGGTGCCAATGGTTGCAACGGCGTGCAAAACGGAAATGCCGATAACCACCAACTGGAGTTCTATCACTGGGCAGCGGTGTTGCGTTCGGTATCGGCGTTCGAGGTGTATCGCAAAGTTTATAGCGACGTGATCATGCCGGCGCGCGTCGCCGAACTGTTGATGTTACGCGCCGACATGCCGCGCTCGTTGTTGCACTGCCTGAACGAAGTGCTGGCTAATCTGGAACAGGTACGCAACAACCAATCCGGCGAGACCGAACGCCGCACCTGCATCCTGCGCACCGATCTGCACTACGGCCGCATCGACGACATTTTGCAAACCGGATTGCACGCATACCTGACGAATTTCCTCGAACGCGTCAACGATCTCGGCGTTCGCATCAGTCGTGATTTTCTCGTGCCACCCGCGACTCCGTGA
- a CDS encoding transglutaminase family protein, whose product MRFTIQHETIYSYTSPVHYSIQQLRLTPRIDQNQRALSWQITAPGPLQRSIDAYGNITHTMVLRAPHNEIRMLVNGSLEIEPLRDGHVPTTNDMPGSELSPLVYTVATPLTTADDSVRAFAARHLARDRRATNFVALAEAICDAVQYQSGITEVTSTAAQALAIGQGVCQDHAHLFLACCRANNVPARYVSGYIHPGDTTHAASHAWADVWVEDKGWISIDITHRQYAGERHCRLALGRDYMSAAPIRGVRTGGGDESLEVRVAVRTDQ is encoded by the coding sequence ATGCGCTTCACGATCCAGCACGAAACGATCTACTCGTACACATCGCCGGTGCATTACAGCATCCAGCAATTGCGCCTGACACCGCGCATCGACCAAAACCAGCGCGCGCTGTCGTGGCAGATCACCGCGCCGGGGCCGCTGCAACGTTCGATCGACGCCTACGGCAACATCACCCACACGATGGTGCTGCGCGCGCCGCACAACGAGATTCGGATGCTGGTCAACGGCTCGCTCGAGATCGAACCGCTGCGCGACGGCCACGTGCCAACCACGAACGACATGCCCGGTTCTGAACTATCGCCACTCGTGTACACCGTCGCCACTCCGCTCACGACCGCCGACGACAGCGTGCGCGCGTTCGCCGCCCGCCATTTAGCGCGCGATCGGCGTGCCACGAATTTTGTGGCGCTGGCGGAGGCAATCTGCGATGCCGTGCAATACCAAAGCGGCATCACTGAGGTGACCAGCACCGCCGCGCAAGCGCTCGCGATCGGCCAAGGCGTATGCCAAGACCATGCGCACTTGTTCCTCGCCTGCTGCCGCGCCAACAACGTGCCGGCACGCTACGTCAGCGGTTACATCCACCCCGGCGATACGACCCACGCCGCGAGTCATGCGTGGGCCGACGTTTGGGTCGAGGACAAGGGTTGGATCAGCATCGATATCACCCATCGCCAATACGCTGGCGAACGTCACTGCCGGCTGGCACTCGGCCGCGACTATATGTCGGCGGCACCGATACGCGGCGTGCGTACCGGCGGCGGCGACGAATCGTTGGAAGTGCGGGTGGCAGTACGTACGGATCAGTAA
- a CDS encoding AAA family ATPase: MRTIMLLNTKGGCGKSTLATNLASYYATQNASVVLADFDPQSSALEWLAARAEGRPPIKGIAAWKEPLRVARTTDVVILDVPAGIHGAELTALVRRSQTLLVPVLPSPTDIRAAARFVHELLLVGRVVRKESRVAVIANRVRENTQLQNQTERVLGMFNYATVNTQIYRNLERFLSRLKIPFVATLRDTPNYQLADQQGIGVFELGSRAAYDVEQWQPLLKWLDSRKSLPVAA; the protein is encoded by the coding sequence ATGCGCACGATCATGCTGTTGAACACCAAGGGCGGTTGCGGCAAAAGCACATTGGCGACCAATCTTGCCAGCTACTACGCCACCCAGAACGCGTCCGTCGTCCTCGCCGATTTCGACCCTCAAAGTTCTGCGCTCGAGTGGCTCGCCGCCCGGGCCGAAGGCCGGCCGCCGATTAAAGGTATCGCCGCCTGGAAAGAACCGTTACGCGTAGCGCGCACGACCGATGTCGTCATCCTCGACGTGCCGGCCGGCATACACGGCGCCGAGCTGACAGCGCTGGTGCGCCGGTCGCAGACACTGCTGGTGCCGGTGCTGCCGTCGCCGACCGACATCCGCGCCGCCGCCCGCTTTGTCCATGAGCTGCTGCTGGTCGGCAGAGTCGTGCGCAAGGAAAGCCGCGTGGCGGTGATCGCCAATCGCGTGCGCGAAAATACCCAGCTGCAAAATCAAACCGAACGGGTGCTCGGTATGTTCAACTATGCGACAGTGAACACGCAGATCTATCGCAATCTCGAACGCTTTTTGTCGCGCCTTAAGATTCCGTTCGTCGCTACCCTGCGCGACACCCCGAACTATCAGCTCGCCGACCAGCAAGGCATCGGCGTGTTCGAACTCGGCAGCCGCGCGGCGTACGATGTCGAACAATGGCAACCGCTGCTCAAGTGGCTCGACAGCCGCAAGAGCCTGCCGGTAGCCGCATGA
- a CDS encoding DUF2817 domain-containing protein → MSADTPIAPERYFAPDYFTARDQFLNIAQRCGARLARYPISAPGPGEHPLSIDTAYVGAMQPRRLILVVSGTHGAEGFFGSALQQRWLAQLDPTTLPADAGWLFVHALNPWGFAWRRRTNEHNVDLNRNSLEQFPGPANPAYGRLNNWLNPASPPGMIDGFWAYALWYTLTQGMATMKQAIAGGQYEFPRGIFYGGAQTEQSTAHLRTILCDPRLGSVERLIAFDLHTGLGRSGTYKLLVDADEGTPRFQLMRRWFGAEVSGDQPDRSVSYHVSGGVTEHISRLFAGADNYTTVLEFGTVALGQMIATLYRENRAYFHAGIDSAAYRRARAALCAVFCPADDKWRSTVLERGERVLRQAQQALFGAG, encoded by the coding sequence ATGTCAGCAGACACGCCGATAGCACCCGAACGTTACTTCGCGCCCGATTACTTCACGGCGCGCGATCAATTTCTCAACATCGCTCAGCGCTGCGGCGCCCGACTCGCTCGTTATCCGATCAGCGCACCCGGCCCCGGCGAGCACCCCCTCAGCATCGACACCGCCTACGTTGGCGCCATGCAACCACGCCGGCTCATCCTCGTCGTCTCCGGCACGCACGGAGCGGAAGGCTTCTTCGGCAGTGCCTTGCAGCAGCGTTGGCTGGCACAGCTGGATCCGACCACCCTACCCGCCGACGCCGGTTGGCTATTCGTTCATGCGCTGAATCCGTGGGGCTTCGCCTGGCGGCGACGCACGAACGAACATAACGTCGACTTGAACCGCAACTCGCTCGAGCAATTTCCTGGGCCAGCCAATCCGGCGTATGGCCGGCTCAATAATTGGCTCAACCCAGCGTCGCCGCCGGGCATGATCGACGGCTTCTGGGCGTACGCGCTGTGGTACACGTTGACCCAGGGCATGGCGACGATGAAGCAAGCTATTGCCGGCGGCCAATACGAATTCCCACGCGGTATTTTTTATGGCGGCGCCCAAACCGAGCAATCGACAGCACATCTACGTACCATTCTGTGCGATCCGCGACTCGGATCGGTCGAGCGTTTGATCGCGTTCGATCTGCATACTGGCTTAGGACGTTCGGGGACTTACAAACTGCTGGTGGATGCCGACGAAGGCACGCCGCGCTTTCAGCTGATGCGGCGTTGGTTCGGTGCCGAAGTCAGCGGCGATCAACCGGACCGCTCGGTGTCGTATCACGTGAGCGGCGGCGTTACCGAGCACATCAGCCGTTTGTTTGCCGGTGCCGACAACTACACCACGGTGCTCGAATTCGGCACGGTTGCGCTAGGACAAATGATCGCGACATTGTACCGTGAAAACCGCGCTTACTTTCACGCCGGCATCGATAGCGCCGCCTACCGGCGGGCGCGGGCGGCGCTATGTGCAGTTTTTTGTCCGGCCGACGATAAATGGCGCAGCACTGTGCTCGAACGCGGCGAGCGCGTGCTGCGGCAGGCTCAGCAAGCGCTGTTCGGCGCCGGTTGA
- the rarD gene encoding EamA family transporter RarD, which yields MTNRIDKAGVVYATLAYLAWGVFPIYFKALQEVAPLEVLVHRVLWSLGFLLIVLAWQRHFGWLRTVWQQPRLLARFALSAVALSVNWLVYIWSVGVGRVVDASLGYFITPLFSVMLGLIVLHERLRAGQWLALATAALGVIWLTWQTAQLPWIGLVLATSFSLYGLLRKTASLGTLEGLSLETLLLFPVALAFLLYLGDRSALVSGSITTQALLVTVGPITAIPLLLFAAGARRLPLSMIGLLQYIAPTLQLLVGVWLYHEPLSGPKLLGYALIWLALAIYTAEGLWSGRQHQSQSDASRACPPFE from the coding sequence ATGACAAACCGAATCGATAAGGCCGGCGTTGTTTATGCCACGCTCGCTTATCTCGCCTGGGGTGTGTTCCCGATCTACTTCAAGGCGCTGCAAGAAGTAGCGCCGCTCGAAGTGTTGGTACACCGCGTGCTGTGGTCGCTCGGCTTCTTGTTGATCGTGTTGGCATGGCAGCGGCATTTTGGCTGGCTGCGCACGGTTTGGCAGCAACCGCGGCTGCTGGCGCGATTCGCGTTGAGCGCGGTGGCGTTGTCGGTCAACTGGCTGGTTTATATCTGGTCCGTCGGTGTCGGCCGGGTCGTCGACGCCAGCCTCGGTTACTTCATCACGCCGCTGTTCTCGGTGATGCTCGGCCTGATCGTGCTGCATGAGCGGCTACGCGCCGGCCAGTGGTTAGCGCTGGCGACGGCAGCGCTCGGCGTGATTTGGTTGACGTGGCAGACGGCGCAGTTGCCGTGGATCGGCCTAGTGTTGGCAACATCGTTCAGTCTGTACGGTTTATTACGCAAGACGGCATCGCTTGGCACGCTCGAAGGGTTGTCGCTGGAAACGCTGCTGTTGTTTCCGGTGGCGCTCGCCTTTTTATTGTACTTAGGCGATCGCAGTGCTCTGGTGTCGGGCTCGATCACGACGCAGGCGTTGCTGGTCACGGTGGGTCCGATCACGGCAATTCCATTGCTGTTATTCGCCGCCGGTGCGCGGCGCTTGCCGCTATCGATGATCGGGCTGTTGCAATACATCGCGCCGACGCTGCAGCTGCTGGTTGGCGTTTGGTTGTATCACGAGCCGCTTAGCGGGCCGAAGTTGCTGGGCTACGCGTTGATCTGGTTGGCATTGGCGATCTACACCGCTGAAGGCTTGTGGAGCGGGCGGCAACATCAATCGCAAAGCGATGCCAGTCGAGCCTGTCCGCCGTTCGAGTAA
- a CDS encoding ectoine synthase: protein MIVRSIDEIAATVRDVAWGNGESRRLLVKSDGMGFAVAETLVYDKPNR, encoded by the coding sequence ATGATTGTTCGATCGATTGATGAAATTGCCGCTACGGTCCGAGACGTTGCCTGGGGCAACGGCGAGAGCCGCCGGCTCCTCGTTAAAAGCGACGGGATGGGTTTCGCCGTTGCCGAAACGCTCGTATATGACAAACCGAATCGATAA
- a CDS encoding SDR family oxidoreductase, translating to MTATTQPRLQNQVALVTGATSGIGEAIARRFAAEGACVAVVGRNRERGDAVVRSITKAGGMAQFFAADVTSDHAVQSLVYEVRERFDTLSIVVNNAGLSVPGSVVDITPAQWDEVFRINVSSAYLVSHHAMLHLLTRGDGAVINISSEAGLKGLKDRAAYCAAKAALVGLTKAMAVDHSGHGVRINCICPGTIETPMVSRLIDTHVDPQAMKDEFLQRRLTPYLGTPDDVAEAALYFALPGNRYVTGAILSVDGGSLAR from the coding sequence ATGACCGCGACGACACAACCGCGGCTGCAGAACCAGGTCGCGCTCGTGACCGGTGCGACCTCGGGCATCGGCGAAGCGATCGCGCGCCGCTTCGCCGCAGAGGGCGCGTGCGTCGCCGTCGTCGGCCGCAACCGCGAGCGGGGCGACGCAGTCGTGCGCTCGATCACCAAGGCCGGCGGCATGGCGCAATTCTTCGCGGCCGACGTGACCTCCGACCACGCCGTGCAAAGCCTCGTGTACGAGGTGCGTGAGCGCTTCGACACGCTCAGCATCGTCGTGAACAACGCGGGGCTTTCGGTGCCCGGCAGCGTCGTCGACATCACGCCTGCGCAATGGGACGAGGTGTTCCGTATCAACGTCAGCTCCGCGTACCTCGTGAGCCACCACGCGATGCTGCACCTGTTGACACGCGGCGACGGCGCGGTGATCAACATCTCCTCCGAGGCGGGCCTGAAAGGCCTGAAGGATCGGGCGGCCTATTGCGCGGCCAAGGCGGCGCTCGTCGGCCTGACGAAGGCGATGGCGGTCGACCATTCGGGCCACGGCGTGCGCATCAACTGCATCTGCCCCGGCACGATCGAGACACCGATGGTCAGCCGCCTCATCGACACACATGTCGATCCGCAAGCAATGAAGGACGAGTTTCTGCAGCGCCGCCTCACGCCCTATCTCGGCACACCGGACGACGTCGCCGAGGCCGCGCTCTATTTCGCGCTGCCCGGCAATCGGTATGTGACCGGCGCGATCCTGTCCGTCGACGGCGGCTCGCTCGCGCGCTAG
- a CDS encoding VOC family protein, producing MRKLTPFHLAFPVDDLNKARTFYGQVLSCHEGRASDTWIDFDLFGHQIVTHLAPVAPKHHNPVDKHDVPVPHFGVLLEWDEFHGFAERIRAAGVEFVIEPTIRFKGQVGEQATMFFLDYAGNALEFKAFRDMESLFAK from the coding sequence ATGAGAAAACTTACGCCATTTCACCTCGCCTTCCCGGTCGACGACCTGAACAAAGCACGCACCTTTTACGGCCAGGTCCTGAGTTGCCACGAGGGCCGCGCCAGCGATACCTGGATCGACTTCGATTTATTCGGCCACCAGATCGTGACCCACCTCGCGCCCGTGGCGCCCAAGCACCACAACCCGGTCGACAAGCACGACGTGCCGGTGCCGCACTTCGGCGTGTTGCTGGAGTGGGACGAATTCCACGGCTTTGCCGAGCGCATCCGCGCCGCCGGTGTCGAATTCGTGATCGAACCGACGATCCGCTTCAAAGGCCAGGTAGGCGAGCAGGCGACGATGTTCTTCCTCGACTACGCCGGCAACGCCCTCGAGTTCAAGGCCTTCCGCGACATGGAGTCGCTGTTCGCCAAATGA
- the gcvA gene encoding transcriptional regulator GcvA codes for MSRRLPSLNAVRSFEAAARSLSFTKAAQELHVTQGAVSRMVQTLEQELGMPLFKRVGRSIELTPAGSAYYAQVGEALDRIAAATRALQRAQDGGMLSISVLPTFAMRWLVPRLSSFQQLYPDILVDVTASEHAVNFATESIDVAIRYGLGQWPDTEATRVMHDTVGVFCAPALLQGGTPLRTPADLPKHRLLQHTTRPEAWSEFFAACGLPSPNMRHAPGFEHFFMIIEAAATGMGAAILPLFLAHDELASGRLVQAFAQTHKRKHGYYLVHARAAASVRKIKVFKEWLIAEAKKS; via the coding sequence ATGAGCCGGCGCCTGCCTTCGCTCAACGCCGTGCGCAGCTTCGAGGCGGCGGCGCGCTCGCTGAGCTTCACCAAAGCGGCGCAGGAGCTGCACGTTACACAGGGCGCGGTCAGCCGCATGGTGCAGACGCTGGAACAGGAACTCGGCATGCCGCTCTTCAAGCGCGTCGGTCGCAGCATCGAGCTGACGCCCGCGGGCAGCGCCTACTATGCGCAGGTCGGCGAGGCGTTGGACCGCATCGCCGCGGCCACGCGCGCACTGCAACGCGCGCAAGACGGCGGCATGCTGTCGATCAGCGTGCTGCCCACCTTCGCCATGCGCTGGCTGGTGCCGCGGCTGTCCAGCTTCCAGCAGCTGTACCCGGACATCCTGGTCGACGTGACTGCGAGCGAGCACGCGGTGAACTTCGCCACCGAATCGATCGACGTCGCGATACGCTACGGCCTCGGCCAATGGCCCGACACCGAGGCGACGCGGGTGATGCACGACACCGTCGGCGTATTCTGCGCGCCGGCATTGTTGCAGGGCGGCACGCCGCTGCGCACGCCAGCCGACCTGCCCAAGCATCGGTTGTTGCAACACACCACGCGCCCGGAGGCATGGTCGGAGTTCTTCGCCGCCTGCGGCCTGCCGTCGCCGAATATGCGCCACGCGCCCGGCTTCGAGCACTTCTTCATGATCATCGAAGCAGCCGCGACCGGCATGGGCGCGGCGATCCTGCCGTTGTTCCTGGCGCACGACGAGCTCGCGTCCGGGCGGCTGGTGCAGGCGTTCGCGCAGACGCACAAGCGCAAGCACGGCTACTACCTCGTGCACGCGCGCGCGGCGGCGAGCGTGCGCAAGATAAAAGTGTTCAAGGAATGGTTGATCGCGGAAGCGAAAAAATCATGA